In Pseudomonas sp. FP1742, the DNA window GGGCAGGTCGAGTCAATCACCTTTGTGTTTACCAATGGCACCATCCGCACGGTGCCTCAGCCGAAAGCGGTAGCCAGCCGCACTGCCTCCACCACCCAGAATTCGAGCACCGACAAGATCCGTGGCGGACTCGGTTACCTGTCCGATCCGTATGGCATTCCTTGCATTGCCGGCGAGCGCCGCTCGAACGCCCAGCAGTACCTCGGCAGCCAGAGCCTGATCACCGCGGCCGGCGCCGGTGTCGCCGCCCTGCTTGGGGATGAGCGGAACAACAGCAGCGTGATCAGTTCGGGCGGCAGTACCCTCGGGGTCACCAGTAGCACGGGCAACAGCGCACTGAACTCAATCCTCAGCGGTGGAGTCAGCGACATTCGCGAGTGGGTCAACAAACTGTATGGCGAAGCCTTCGCTGCCGTGTACGTGCCACCGGCCGCCCAAGTCGCCCTGCACCTCGACCATGAGATCACCATCGACTACGAGCCCAAGGGCCGGAGCGTTCGCCATGAAAAAGACCATGCCTCTCTGCCTGACCTGGATTAGCGTGTTCTGCTGGGTCTTGGCGGGGTGCTCCACCGACAAGGAGACACTGCTGCCCCATGGCGAGCAAACCATGCTGGACATCTGGAACGGCGCCGGTTCGCAAGGTACTCAGCAACAACTACTGGATGCTCGGCAGCAGTTACGCCGCCCATTGGCTCAAGCAGAGTTCTCCGTGGCTCTCCAGGAACCGTACACGCGCACAGCGGCGAACGAGATCCGCAACCTGTTCCCTCGCTTGCCCAATCCCGATCTGGTGCTGTACGTGTATCCGCATTTGAGCGGTACCGAGCAGGCACCGGTCCCGGGTTACTCGACCGTCTTTCCGTTCTACCAACGAGTGCAGTACGCATTGCCGGGTGAACGTCAGGAAGACTTGTAGTGCGTACCGGCGATTCGGGGAACCGCATTCCCGCGTGGAAAGCCTGGCGCAATTCAGTGCACCCTCGCGCCACCTTGGCCAATGAAGCGGCACTCTATGCGCACCACCCCAGCTTCACCGATCACCTGCCGTGGGTCGAATACCTCGACACCGAGCAGTGTTTTCTGCTGGATGACAGTCGCTCGGTGGGCGCGGTGTTCGAGTTGCTGCCCATCGGTACCGAAGGGCGCGAACCCGATTGGCTGATGGCGGCCCGCGATGCCCTTGAGGACTCCCTGCAGGATA includes these proteins:
- a CDS encoding TIGR03751 family conjugal transfer lipoprotein, with the translated sequence MKKTMPLCLTWISVFCWVLAGCSTDKETLLPHGEQTMLDIWNGAGSQGTQQQLLDARQQLRRPLAQAEFSVALQEPYTRTAANEIRNLFPRLPNPDLVLYVYPHLSGTEQAPVPGYSTVFPFYQRVQYALPGERQEDL